The window CTCATGATCCTTAGCTTTCAGACTCTTGCCTGCAGCCATGTAGAGGTTCTGTGCAGCCTTACCATAGTCGGCTGAACGGAGGTTGTTCTCCATCTTGCCAAAATAGGTTTCCATAGCTTTCACATAGCCATTTACATCTTTATTCTTATACAAGTTGAAAAGAGCATCAAAGTAGAGCTTTGCCTTCTCGTATGGAGTAATACCTGTCAAGCCAACAACCTCGTATGCCTTTGCATACTGGTTCTTAACTTTCTCTACATAGTCCTTATACTTTACGTTGCCATCCTTTGCCATATCCTCAGCGAAGATGTCGTTAGCCTCAACAATATAGTAGGCAGGTGCCTTACCAAGTTTCTTCATCCAGTCATCAAGGTGGTCGTTCATAAGGTCAATCATATACTGCTTGTGCTCCTTATCTTCATCACCCTCCAATGTTAGAATGATACGATAGTCATTCTCATTGATAAGCTTCAATGGTGCCTTAGCAGTTACATAGTTCTTATAAAGTTTCTGTAGACGGGTCACCCACTTATCTGTATCCATACCCTCCTGCGCCTGCAAGAATGATGGTGCCTTGAGAAGAAGTTGCTGCTGAACGTCAAGGTCGTTGTTGTCAGCCTTATACTTATTGTAAAGTTCCTCAAAACTTACACTCTCTCCAGCAGCAATCTTAGCAGCTTCCATGAGTTCATCCTTATCCATCGCACCTGTATTCACAGACAAAGCTTTGCCATCTGGTGCAATGAAAGCTACTGTTGGATATGCTGCTACCTTGTAGTTCTTGGCGATGTCAACATTCTCACCCTTCTCAGCATCTAACTGCAGACTGATAAAGTGTTCATTGAAATACTTTCCAACTTCCTCCTGTGTGAAAACAGTCTTTGCCATCTTCTTACAAGGAACACACCATACTGCGTAGAAGTCAACAAACAGTATCTTATTCTCTTGCTTAGCTTTTACCAAAGCTTCATTGAAAGTTCCCTTAAAGAACTTAATACCATTTGCTGCTTCTGTACCCTGCTGTGCACGGAGCTGTACTGCCATCATCAAAAGAGATACAAGCAGTAAGATATATCTTCTTCTTTTCATATTTAATCTGTTTTTAATGGATTATTTTATTCAAATTATTTATTAAACTGTATCCTACTTACAGCATTGATATTATTCGTATCTATCTTTTTAATACATGAGAGGAATACGCCTAAAGTCAATGCTGAGCGTAGTATATACATCTACAATATACCTTTATCGAAATTACTCGACAGGCAGTTCATCATCAGTTACTATCACCTTAAAGATGTCTTCCAAGACTACCTCATGGTCTTGATTATACACCTTAAGAGAGAGACGATATCTACCGTTTGCCAGCTGTTGCGTAGCTTCTTGTGTGACAACAATCAGACCACCAGTCACAGAAATCTTGCCCTCCTTATAAAGTTTCATAAACAACTGTGCTTGTTCCTGATTGTCAGCCTTAACCCCAAACAACTCATAATTGATAGGGTTGGTTCCTGCAACACCTTGGATACGTGTTGAAACGAATGGTAACTTATTGATACCACGCTCACTCGTTGCATCGACGTTATGGAAGGCATTAAGAGAATCGGGAGTAAACGATGCACCCGTTGTTCTCAGATAGCCAACATCCATTTTGCTACATGATACCATAAAACCTATTGTAAGGACCATAAGGCACAGCAATGCGATTCCTTTCTTCATCTTTTTCATTTTTAAAAGTCGGTTAAGTTGAAGTCATAAACAAGTGAGTGAACCACTCCCGTGTTTGTTTCAATATTACATGAAGCAACATCGGAAGTCTTGGTGGTCGTTGGAGAAACCAAGTGGATACGCAGAGGTCCAGCACCAGGAACACTGTTGTAAGACTCACGGAATGTATAAATCCACAACTGGTTACCAGAAGCCATTTTAACTGTCTCACCACCCTTACCGATAGGTGTTGATGCATCTGAAGACTTAACACCTTCTTTGAAATCATCAAGCATCACACGCTTATTAGGCAAAACACTATTCAAGATAAAATTCTTGCAGTCAGCAACTGGAATATCCGACACTCTCTCCATATGATTATCATAGAGATAACGACGGATACTATGATTGGTAGGACCAAAGAACGTGAAGTTCTTACCATATTGACTTGTACCTTGGAAAAGTGAAACCAAACCTGCACGCTCAGTCATCACGCATAGAGAATCCCAGTTATAGCTATCTCTTTTGAAGTATTCCCACATCGTCATATCGTGCTTACCATTAGCAAGACCTGTGTCGTCGAAGTTATACTTCGTACAACTGGAGAGTACTCCCATTGTAAGACACACTGCTATTATATATATATTTTTTTTCATATATCAAACATTATATTTATTGTGACATCCGTTACCCAATATTAGTTATAAGCCTGCCAATAAGGCTTCTGGCGCAACTGGGTATTAATAATATGTCCATCCTTATCCTGCCATGCATCCTTTGGAAGTGGAAGGAAGAGTGCACCACCTTGGATGTCTTGATTGGTCAGCAGAAGGAACTTACCTTGCAGTTCTTCTTTCACGTAGCCATTGCGGATAACATCTGCATAACGTGCATCGTTCTCACCAATAAACTCCTTTTCTCTTTCGAGGAAGATAGCTTTCTTCAAGCCCTCTGTATCGTATGTTGATGGGTAAGTAAGCGCACCTGCACGTGAACGAATCACATTAAGGTCAGCGATAGCCTTTGCATCGTTGCCTAACTTCTGATAGCACTCAGCTCTCAACAGATAGAAATCAGCAAGACGCCAGTAAACATAGTCAGCATCTACCGTACGATAAGTCTTACCACTTGCAGAATACTGATCGGCATCCATAATTGCTTTTCTGAACTTATACATAATGGCGTAATCGGTTCCATCTACCTCATGTGAGGTACCCCACTGATAGAAAAATGCCTGTAGACGCTGGTCAGTAGTATCAGGGAACAAACTTTCTACTGTTGAAGTATAAAGTTGATAGGTACTACTTGATGGTAAATCGGCTAATGTTTGGTCCTCTCTTACAGGCCAGCTCACAAAGTTCTGTGCCACTTCATTAGGAGAAACAACATTCTCTGAGCGCGTCTTATCGAAGTACAAGCTGAAGATTGCCTCTGGATTAGGAGACTTCTCATTAGACAGATACGTACAGAGTTCCTCTGGTGAAGAGCAAAGCTGATAGTTACCTACCTGACCATCGATAAGCTGTGTTGAGTAATCGATAGACTTCTGATAATCTTCTAGTGCATTACCCTGCAACTTATAAAGTTCAGTCACACTACCCTTCCACGCATAAATCTGTGCGAGTAAGGCTGCGGCAGTACCCTTTGAAGCAGTCTGACGATTAGTGATAGAAACACCATTCAAGTCTGTCAACTTATCCCATGTAGGCAAAATATCCAATGCTTTCTTTGCATGTTCTATTGCAGCATTAAGCACATCACTCTGTAAAGAGAGAGAGTAAGGCTTTATCTCTGAAGAATTATCAGTGATGATTGCCTCACCATAACGTTGTGCTAAAAGGAAATAAGACAATCCAAGAGCAAATTCAGCTTGCCCTACATGGTACTTCCGACGATCTTCTGCCAAGTCTTTTGTCTTATCTATATTATCAAGCAATAGATTTGATTCAAAGATAATGTCGTAAAGACCCTTCCATGAATACTCACTTGTAATTACTGTTCGTGGATTCCACTCGCGTAACTGCTTGCCATCAAGAATCTCGTCAGCCTTCATACCTGCTGTTGAAAGAACATAGTTATTGCCAACAACGGTGTTGATATAATATTGAATAGAAGTGGTTGTCGCATTCAACTCCTTCTCTGTATTGAACGAGTTGCTGTAAGTCAATCCGTTCTCAGGCTGCAAGTCAAGGCTGCAAGAGGACAGAAGACAACCACATATTGAGAGCATTATAATCTTCTTCATTTCTGTTAGAATTTTAAGTTGAGACCCAAAGTAACCTTTCTATTCAATGGATACTGTGTTCCATCGTCCTTACCAGAATAAGGATTAATAATTTCTGGGTCTACTCCTGAGTAATTGGTAAGCAAGAACAAATTCTCTCCACTGAGGTAAACATTAGCATCTTTGATGAATGAACCCTTCAGCCAGTTCTTAGGTATCTGATAACCAATAACCAACTGCTTGAGTCGTAGGAAGCTAATATTCTCAATGTTAGAATCTACATTACCATCAAACTGACCTACATAATCCTTATCAGCAAACTGAAGTGATGGATACTTCGCATCTCTGTTGCTTGTTGTCCAGAAGTCACCAGCATGGAAGTAGTTCATGATAACACCGAAGTCCTTTGTAAAGGTGAAGGCACTGTTCTTATACATATTCATAACCTTACGGCTAATGGTATAGCTGAAGAGTACATCAAAGCTCAATCCCTTCCACTCCAAGTGGCTATTCAAACCACCATAAACTGCAGGAAGTGTGCTACCAGCATAATAGAGGTCCTTATCATCAATCACACCATCATAGTTCTGGTCCTTAATCTTTCTTCCGCCCACACGCAATGGATTATTGATTGATTGGAAGTAAAGTGGAATCTGCTTACCTGATGCATTAAGATACATTGGGATATCTTCCTCCTTCTGAACGATTCCCTCATCCTTGAAAGTATAGATACCATAGACAGGACGACCTAAGACTTTGTCGTTAAGGTCTTCGCCATTGTATGTCTTACGTAGCATGTTCTTATTATGAGAAAGGTTGAAGCCTACGCTCCAGTTCCAATTCTTCTTGCGGATAACATCATACTGAGCCTCGAACTCGATACCTTCGTTAGAGATAGCAGATGCATTGTCCCACATATTTGTGGCAAGGAAGACATTACCTGGAAGATAAGACTGCATCAACAGCTTGCTTGAATACTTATAGTAATAATCGAGTTTGAGTTTCAAACGATAATCCAACATCTGCAAGTCAAGACCAAGGTCATACTGGTCACTCTCCTCCCAAGTCAACTTCTTGTTAGCCATAGATTGTGGGATAAGACCTAACGAACCGTTAAAGATGTTACTCTCCTCCATCACACCCAATGCCAAATAAGGCTCCTGGAACTTCTGTCCAGACTTACCCCAAGAAGCACGAAGCTTACCGAAGCTTAACCACCAGAACTTCTTCATAAAGTGCTCTTCACTGAATGCCCAACCAAGACCTACAGAAGGGAAGGTACCCCAACGTACATCCTTACCGAACACACTTGATCCATCCGCACGGATAGAAAGCTCTGCCATGTAACGCTTCTTATAGCTATAAGCAGCACGACCCAAGAAACTGAGTAATGACTGTTCCTGCTGGTTAGTAAGGAAACTCTGTGCTGCTCTTACTGTTCCACCATCATTGAAGAGTGAAGGCCATCCCTCACCTGCATACTTAATAGAGTTGGTTGGACCGCCCTTTGCTGTACCGCTTAAGTTCTGCAACAGATCATAGTTATATGTCATACCAGCCATCAACTCCAACTTATGCTCACTTGGTAATGCCAAGTTGTAAGTAAGAATATTCTCTGTCTGGATATTCGTCATTGCAATATTGGAAGCCTGAACCTCAGACTTCTTATCATACTTCAGATAATCAGGTGTGAACGTGTACACACGTGTGAAGTAATGGTCAAGCGAATAAGTAGAAGAGAACTTCAGACCCTTCAAGATGTTATAGTTCAAACCGACACTCAAACGAACATTATAGTTTGAGTTGGTCTTATCAATATCCTTCAATTGCCTCAACGCCACTTGCTCAGCAGTACTACCCTTACCAGGCAAGAGAGTTGATGTACGTTTCGGATCGAATGTCAATCCCTGCACACGACCTCCATCTGCTCCTGCTTTCTGCGTAGCATATGTAAGATTAATACGTGTAAAAGCACTCAACTTTGTTGACAGATTGAAATCAAGATTACTCAACAAACTAAAACGGCGGAAGTTAGAACTAATCATAATACCAGTCTCATTATAGACACCAGCATTAACCATATATCGAATATTGTCAGTACCACCAGCCAGCAACATATCAGCCTTGGTTACCTTACCAACACGGAAGGCATACTTCCACCAGTTTGTTCTGTTATTATAGAAGGTGTTAAGTGAATCTTGTGCAATACCTGGCAGTCGACGTTCTGGGTCTAACACCCTACCATTACGCCACAAATAGTCGTAAGCACCATCGTTATCAGCATCCCAACCATAGGAATCCCTATAAGAATTAGGATAAATCAACTTATCTGTGATATAATCATAATGTGCACCTCTCTGGCTCTTTGCAAGAAGAAGCGCAATATCGCGCTCACCCTTACCAAGAGTTTGCATTGGTGTACTTGGCAACCAAGAAAGAGACTGTGAGAAATTAAAGCTTACTTCAGAACGTCCAGACTTACCCTTCTTCGTTGTAATAAGGATAACACCATTACCAGCACGTGAACCATAGAGGGACGCTGATGCAGCATCCTTAAGCACCTGTACAGACTCAATACTTGAAGGATCGAGTCCTGACAATGGGTTGATACCACCCGTTGCATCTGTAGCACTACCTGATACAGGTATACCATCAATTACATAGAGGGGAGTACCATCATTGATACCCTTCTGATTAAGAGAGCTGAAACCACGAATAGTAATACGAGAACCACCACCACCAGGTGAACCAGAGAGGTTAGTTACATCTACACCAGCCATACGACCCTGCAAGAGGTTCTCAATACTTGCGGTTGGTGCCTTCTGCAAATCCTCAACTTTTACAGAAGCCACAGCACCCACCTGCTCACGTGTATTACGCTTACCATAGGCAACAACAGTAACCTCACCCATTGCGATAGCTGAAGAAGTCAGGATAACGTTCATAGCTTTACCTGCATGATACTTTAGCGTCTTAGCATCGTAGCCCACGCTGGAGATAGTAATCGTCACCTCCTCTTTCTCTACAGGCATTGAGAAGTTACCGTCAATATCAGCGGTAACACCTTGCGACGTACCCTTAATTTGCACAATAGCAAAAGGCACTCCCAATCCGTCTTTGTCTTTTACTATGCCACGAATCGTGTATTGTCCTTGTGTTGCGTTCTTCATTTTGAACACATCAATCACCTTGCCATCGATATTATAGACGAAAGATGAGTGAGACAATAGATTTTCCACAGCACTCAGTTCGTCTACATCCTCAAACGATATCGTAAGAAGCAACGTGTCGTTCTTAACATCGTCAGAGTAATTAATCTTGTAGTCTCCCTTTGTAGAAATGAAATCCAAAATCTGAGCAACACTCTTATCCTTAAACGAAATCGAGAATTTCTTACCCGCTACTTGTGCAGAAGCAGGAGAACTCCACGAAAGCATCAAGATAAAAGTTGTCAGAAACACCAAAGAAGGTAACCTTCTTAAAGTTCTAAACATGCGTTGATGATACTTCATTGATTAGTCTTTATGTTATTATTTTTGATATTAACTTATTAAAAGAATTAGATTCCTTCACAAATGCGCGCTCTATAAAATCTACATAAAAACGGTATTAATATTGATTACGATGCAAATGTACATAAAAATCTTGAATCACAAAGTCTATTGATTATAAAAAAAGTAAAAGAAATGCAGTTATAATATCACACACTATCCCCCTCTCTGTATGAGAAGGGGATGGTCAGTATTTGCATTTTAAACTTTAGATATTCCGCCACTGCCATCTTCCTCTACATTTAAGGTAATATTGATGACAGAACACACTAAACTGTCTTTATAACTTTTAACGTGCATCATTCTATTAAAAACTATATTGGAAGCCTATAGAAGCAAACTCCTTCAACTGCCAAAAAGCATAATGGTCATCACGACGTACACCATCATCAAAACGAGGATAGATAAACACACGACTTGAAATATAGCGATTGAAGCGGAAGGTAAAGGTATTCTCCCATTCTAACTCCGTACGCTTATAGGTTGAATAGCCATACAGACGTGTCTTCCAAGTAAGCGATTCCATCAACTGCCATTCTAAATCAACCGTGAACTCAGAACCGAAGTCATGCAGGAAATGATTACCATCCTTGATACCCAAACGACGAGTCAACTCCAACATACGAGTATACTTCATATTATAAGCTAATGGTGCCAAGTGGAAGTTACCCTTCAAACAATGGTTCATCCAGTCTACCGAGTAATCCATACCGATAGAAAGGTTTATGTTCAACGGAGCTGCAAAAGCTGAATAAATCTTTGGATCATTTGAACGGTAAGAATGGCTAAATTGCGTATTGCCAATAAACTGAACCGTATAATACCAACGCTTTGTTGCCTGCAAACCGAGTTTAGAGGTGAGACGAATCAGGTCCTCTGTACTCTTAAAACTGTGTAGGGAGTCTGAGCGGCTGCTCTGCATACCATATTTTAATTCCAAACGGTTCTCCCACTTCACTTTCTGCTTATTATTATAATTAGCTTGCATGACCAATGAAGCCAAAGCAGAATAGTTACTTTCGCCACCTTTATACCAGTTTCCAGATACGTAATTCTGCAGGAACTGTAGAGCATAATCACCACTAAACGTCCAGAAATTAGGACGCTTTACCAAAACTTCTACAGGTACATTTGTTGGTTCAACAGGGCGTTCAGCCACTTTCTCTACCAATGTAGCATCATGATGTATTGGTGCTTTGATATCATCTAACTTTGTCTGCTGCTGTTGTACCATACGATCAGTGCCCTCCACAAGGTCTGGACGTGTCAAGTAAAGGTGCATCAACTCTGAGAGAATAGGACTTTCCTTTCTATCACGTGTAAACAGTCCTTCTGCCACATTACCATAATAGGTCAGTGGTAGAAACAATCGCATATCATTCCGACGAAGCCTCTGTCCGCGTTGAACGTTCGGCATCTTACGTGTAAACACACTATCCTTCAGGGATTTTAGTGAATCAATATACGCTTGAATCTTATCCATTGACGGCCGTTCATCGTTACGAACAGAGATAGGATGATTCACTTGAGCAATAGCACCCAAGCTCACTATTAGAAATAATGTGATTAAAAGTTCCGTTTCATCATATTTATTAATGTGCAAACTTACGGTATTTTTTTTAATTTACAGCCCTATTTACTGAAAATCTTAACCACTATAAGTAATTTACTCATATAATTAGTTGTCTTCCACTTCATCCTGAAATGAAAGACAACTAACAACGATATTAAATGATTATCTTATTTCTTTAATAAACAAGAAAAGCCTTAGCCTTGTCTTAAAAATTTAATTTATAACCTACAGACACCTCAAATACACTGTTACGAGAAGATTCGCCTTCCTTGTAAATATTAAAGACTCCCACATGATATAATGCTCCTAACACAACGTTTTCGTACTCATAGCTTACACCAACTGGTATAGAAAGACCAAGCTTACGCATACCATTCTTCATATCGATAGTAAATTCATCCTCATGAAAGTTAGACTTCCTACCCTCCTTGTCCACATCAAACGACTGTTGTATTTCATGACTTCTTGCACCAAGTAACCAAGTTGGCTCTACACCTGCCTTTACTGAGAATCCTGGTAACAAATAACTATGGATTAGAATCGGCATAGCAAGATAATTCATTCGCAAATTACGATTATATACTACAGAGTTCTTTCCTTTATCATCTTTAAACTTACAACCTGCTTGAACAAAAGATAAACCAGCAGAAACGCCAACAACATCTGAAGCTTGATACATCACATCTGCCCCACCAATAAAGCCTAATAATGCATAGGGTTTAACCTCCACAACCTCATTATCACCAGTTTCGTAAATACCAGAGCCACCTAACAAAGAAGAAATTGACACTCCGACATGCGGTATCACTGACCATGTACCTAATTTATTCTGTGCCATTGATACCAAAGTTAATGTAACTAATACGATTAGAATAGCTATTCGTTTCATAGGTTTTGTTATTTATTTTGTTAAAGATTATATTTGTTAAACGTATTTTGCATGATTTTATTGCAAAACACATACTGTTTGTGAATATTTTATGCAGACATACGACAGCATTATCACCGCAACAAGAGTCGCGAAAATTATTTACATTATTTCTTAAAATATTCTTCTAAAAAGGTAAAAAACAGCCTTTTCAAACAGCCTTGTAACTTGATACAAATCAGACAGTTACAAAACAGCAACGTAAAAGGTGCTTAATTGGACTTCAAAAGGGCGTTAATAAGACCTCAAAAGGGCACCTTTTAGAAGCTAATTAGGCGTCTTTAAGAATCTTAAAGAGCATCTTTTAATATTCACGTATGAGTTTTTTATTACAAAACAGGAAATTATCACCTTGAAACAATGCCCACTTATTAGCTTAAAAAAGAGACATTAGATAACCCTATAGCGGTTGAAGGAAAAATATAACGTAATTATTTTAAACCCAATTCGGTCATTAGAGCCTAAACATATTTTGTTTTATTATCGAGCAGATTTTTTGGCTTTAGAACGCAGGCATAACGGGCTACGTCAAGTTACAAAGACTAACAAGATGCCGATAAGAAAAGAAAAGATGTTTAGGAAACAATACCATACTACCGTAAGAATGTACATCTTGTAGTCTAATGACCGATTTGGGTTAAAACTTTCGAGCATAACTCCCCTACCTTCCCATTCAAAGCAGCAGGTCTAAAAGTTTCACATTTTATCTCTAAATAAAGCATAATTTCCTTTGTCGTTACCTTATTTTGCAGTATCTTTGCAACAACTTTGGTGTATTATACCTTATTAAAGAAATGGCAAAAAAAAGAAACAAAGCCCGCAGTCGTCATAGCCTGCAGGTTGTCACACTATGTATCAGTACAGCTATGGTGCTGATGCTGATTGGTATAGTTGTACTTACAGGCTTTACCAGTCGCAATCTTAGTTCTTATGTAAAGGAGAATCTGACTATCACAATGATTCTCCAACCCGATATGAATACGGAAGAGAGTACTGCTCTCTGCGAGCGTATTCGCACCTTGCATTATATCAATAGCTTGAACTTTATCAGTAAAGAGCAGGCGTTGAAGGATGGAACTAAAGAATTAGGTGCCAACCCTGCCGAATTTGCAGGTGAGAATCCGTTTACGGGTGAGATAGAAGTGCAGTTGAAGGCTAACTATGCTAACAATGACTCTATCCGCAATATTGTTCAGCAATTGCGTACCTATCGTGGTGTGAGTGACATCACTTATCCACAGAGTTTGGTAGAAAGTGTAAACCAAACATTGGGTAAGATTAGTTTGGTATTATTGGTTATTGCAGTATTGCTCACCATCATATCATTCTCTCTGATTAACAACACTATCCGATTGAGTATCTATGCACATCGTTTCTCAATCCACACGATGAAACTTGTTGGTGGTTCATGGAGTTTTATCCGTGCGCCATTCTTGCGCCGTGCGGTATTAGAAGGATTGGTTTCAGCCCTATTGGCTATTGCAGTCTTGGGTATCGGAATATGCCTCCTGTACGAAAAGGAACCAGAGATTACGAAATTATTGTCATGGGATGCATTGATTATCACAGCAATCGTAATGTTAGCTTTTGGTGTGATTATTGCAACCTTCTGCGCATGGCTATCAGTAAACAAGTTCCTGCGTATGAAGGCAGGTGACTTATATAAGATTTAAAAGGAACAGTAAAAAAGGGAAAAGATAAGAGAGTAAAAGTTTCTTATAGATGGGAAAAAGAATACTTCATTATTCCAATTAATCTTTTTTACTTCTCTATCTCAGCCCCTTGAACTCTTCAAAAATAGAATATGGACAAAAGAAATTTAGCTTTTGGTAAGACCAACTTTATTTTGTTGGCTATAGGTGTAGCCGTTGTTATTCTCGGCTTTATCCTTATGAGTGGTGGAACATCTACTGAAACCGTATTTGATCCAAACATCTTCAGTGCCCGTCACATCAAGGTAGCGCCCATTGTTACCTTTATTGGTTTTATCTCTATCATTGGTGCTATTCTCTATCAGCCGAAAGAAACTAAAGAAGTGGAGGAATAATGACACTTTTACAAACGATTATTATCTCTATTGTCGAAGGGCTAACGGAGTTCCTTCCTGTGTCATCTACGGGTCACATGATTATTACACAAAATCTTTTAGGTGTACCATCAGGTGACGATTTTGTACATGCCTTTACCTTCATCATCCAGTTTGGTGCTATCCTCTCTGTCGTATGCTTATATTGGAAACGCTTTTTCCAAATCGATCATACCCCAGTGCCTGTTGATGAAACTTGTACTTTCAAAAAGATTATTCACCCAATCCGCTTCTACTGGTTATTGTTCATTGGTGTCCTACCAGCTGTTATCATTGGCTTAGCAGCTAAGAAAAGTGGTTTACTTGACTGGCTACTCGACTCAGTTTGGGTTGTAGCAATAATGCTCGTTGTGGGTGGCATCTTCATGCTTTATTGTGATAAACTGTTCAATAAGGGAAAAGAAGAGAATCAAGTAACTGAAAAACGTGCCTTTAGCATTGGTCTTTTCCAGTGCCTATCGGTTATCCCTGGCACAAGCCGCTCTATGGCTACCATCGTTGGCGGTATGGCAAACGGATTGACACGTAAGCGTGCAGCAGAGTTCTCATTCTTCCTTGCAGTACCTACTATGGCTGGTGCAACACTGCTCGATCTACTTGACCTATTAAAAGGTAATAGTACATGGGCGTCTGCTCACAACCTTATAATGCTCGCTGTAGGCTGTGTGGTATCATTCATCGTTGCGCTATTGG is drawn from Prevotella melaninogenica and contains these coding sequences:
- a CDS encoding outer membrane beta-barrel protein; this encodes MKRIAILIVLVTLTLVSMAQNKLGTWSVIPHVGVSISSLLGGSGIYETGDNEVVEVKPYALLGFIGGADVMYQASDVVGVSAGLSFVQAGCKFKDDKGKNSVVYNRNLRMNYLAMPILIHSYLLPGFSVKAGVEPTWLLGARSHEIQQSFDVDKEGRKSNFHEDEFTIDMKNGMRKLGLSIPVGVSYEYENVVLGALYHVGVFNIYKEGESSRNSVFEVSVGYKLNF
- a CDS encoding cell division protein FtsX, producing the protein MAKKRNKARSRHSLQVVTLCISTAMVLMLIGIVVLTGFTSRNLSSYVKENLTITMILQPDMNTEESTALCERIRTLHYINSLNFISKEQALKDGTKELGANPAEFAGENPFTGEIEVQLKANYANNDSIRNIVQQLRTYRGVSDITYPQSLVESVNQTLGKISLVLLVIAVLLTIISFSLINNTIRLSIYAHRFSIHTMKLVGGSWSFIRAPFLRRAVLEGLVSALLAIAVLGIGICLLYEKEPEITKLLSWDALIITAIVMLAFGVIIATFCAWLSVNKFLRMKAGDLYKI
- a CDS encoding DUF3098 domain-containing protein translates to MDKRNLAFGKTNFILLAIGVAVVILGFILMSGGTSTETVFDPNIFSARHIKVAPIVTFIGFISIIGAILYQPKETKEVEE
- a CDS encoding undecaprenyl-diphosphate phosphatase yields the protein MTLLQTIIISIVEGLTEFLPVSSTGHMIITQNLLGVPSGDDFVHAFTFIIQFGAILSVVCLYWKRFFQIDHTPVPVDETCTFKKIIHPIRFYWLLFIGVLPAVIIGLAAKKSGLLDWLLDSVWVVAIMLVVGGIFMLYCDKLFNKGKEENQVTEKRAFSIGLFQCLSVIPGTSRSMATIVGGMANGLTRKRAAEFSFFLAVPTMAGATLLDLLDLLKGNSTWASAHNLIMLAVGCVVSFIVALLAMKWFVSFLAKYGFKWFGWYRIIVGVIIIIMLLCDIPLNMVD